The sequence taaaaacatatgtttattttaaattccaatATGTCAAAGTTGTTTTactatatacaattaaaactactATAGTTAAACATTGAATTGTACATGAAACCGATAGCCTTTATTGAtgactagcgacccgccccggcttcgcacggaggcaatgctgatactaaattcaaagtgctataaagtatattgagaaccgcggcctccgacgcgctgcgtcccgcaatttttaatttgtaatatctttgaaatattcatttaaatcatatgctgtaaagggccatatagatctatattaaatgaacaatgtattcaaggtatttaattggttaaggattaatgctgtattggttaaaatcgcttcgaaaattagccattatttgtcgtaaaaaggaaatgacaaaaaaaagttattgtgggttatccataagagatagacatataccatcacggacttttctgtagaccttttcaatgtgtacaatacttagtacattattttgataaaactcgtagggttcagcctgcgtttgcaatgtaagcggaaaaaatgtaattatttacgacatcacattagaaacctcaaaaataacagtacttctctactatttaatggatgtaattatacatataaaccttcctcttgaatcactctatctattaaaaaaaaccgcatcaaaatccgttgtgtagtttcaaagatttaagcatacaaagggacatagggacagagaaagcgactttgttttatactatgtagtgatgcTAATCTACGTGAGATTGTGGCTATAGAGTCATGATtgttactttatttacatattatttttcgatttgttttactttatagaaaatatattcgtTAGTTAACCCACCTAAGAATACCGATTTTTATGAATCATACAGCAAAGCAGTTACTTCATCTCATCTTTCTATATctgtgatttaaaaattaagactTAAAATGTAGCTTTAAGCCCGGATCCAAATGTAATTCAAATATTCCCTTGTTTATGCAgcgttaattataatatcatcTTGCAATATTAGGGTCTGACAGATGACATCTGGTGGTACTACATGATATCGTCAGCGTTCTACTGGTCGCTGACGATCTCCCAGTTCTGGGACGTGCGTCGGAAAGACTTCTGGCAGATGTTTGTGCATCACTTGGCAACCATCGCTTTACTCTCCTTCTCCTGGGTCTGCAATCTTCACCGTATAGGCACGCTGGTCCTGCTATTGCACGACTGCGCTGATATATTTGTTGAGGTAAGGCATACTGggataatatatttctatacaaatttattttatttatatttgcctTATTGAGTGGTGTTTGATTGCCCCATAgttgcattttattattaaaaaaagtcatTAGTACCCCTAAGCTAGGCAGTTGGTGGTGTTTCGATACCCCCGTGCCTCGGACGAGCACGTGCAGCATCCGACGCACGCGTTATCTTATGTTAGTAATGGAATAGAGAGTatactgtaatattttttgtgtttagtCCGTAATTTCAAAttgcaaaataaaacatttgttgTATGAATTTTTCAGGGGGTCAAAGCATCGAAATATGCTGGTTACCAGAAGCTGTGCGATTCCCTGTTCCTGGCACTGATCGTCGCTTGGATCACAACTAGAGTTGGAATTTTCCCCTTCTACATTATATGGAGGtaactattaaattacaaatgtaggtttttttattacgCCTAAACAGCTGACGATGCAATTTGATAAGGTCGGGTCATTTTTGTACAAAAGTTGCGTCGGAAGAGTAGATTCAAAtaggtataaaataattttagttttatgccTGAATCCTCGTATTAATTACTCTTGAATGTACCtaccaaaattattttttaaataactaataatggcttataaacgtcaatataatatttattgcaatTATTACTACTATTAGCAAATAGGTAATATGACTTCACTGTCCagtgttaaaattaatttttaataataaaaaaaattaacctaatttttaaataattcttggTTTAACAGTCTTAGTGATTCTTTGAAtgcaaataaaactaattcttCAATAAGACGAAATTTCTGaacaaaattaatcaaattattataattttcagcACGCTGGTACGAGCGCCACAATTAGTACCAACGTTCCCGGCGTACTATATCTTCAACTCGCTGCTTTGTCTGCTTCTCGTACTGCACGTTGTATGGACCACTCTTATCCTACAGATCGCGTACAATGCAATGAAGGCTGGACAGGTGAGATATAATaatggttttaaataaaaatctacttAAGTTGGTTTAATTCGACgtatgtttttgaagttatacttctttaggcgcgttatgaaaaattgatgagagtgaaattttacgatgcgcgcgcaccgtgacacaaaattaacagaatgaagttgcccacggaagatgctacggcattggacataatttaaatacaacattcgaaaaataatagaatttatgttacacttaatgtaagagaataataataaatttttatttatttaatttttcaaatgtaaactgaactttattgaatataatgactccttttccagtctttgattatttaattgtaattaattatttgcatgcaatcaaaaactatttttaataatgccaaagaagtaggtataacttcttacgcgcgtacataagtacacgcacccttttttttttgtatttcaaatATAGAACCTCCGTGGCAGTGTTTGCCAACGTGGGACCTACGCCCCACAGGgggcaatttaattattaaagggGGCACTTTGAAAATGGACTCGACGTTTTTCATTACatgttttgaaattttacttactgtattaacaatttcctagtgaTTTTTTCCTACATTTAAGCTCCTGAAgtgaacaattcaatttttattattactatataaagGGTAATTGCTCTATGGCATCccataaaaattttttatctaactaGTATGACATTTCTAATATGTCTTTGACGGATAATATATATCTCTGATTTAGCACTCGAAAGCGAATAATTGAAATCAGtatataatagtatcaatcgcttatactgggaacaaataaggcgcaactgcgtttctctgtgaatacaaaagcctatattctaggttttataaaataaaatataatgaaaaaattaaaatatcttacatatattatgtcaagtgacataaattaaacatcgtcgatcagacggcaaagacaacattacaaaagagtttatataaaatacaatatagacaATAGTTTGTATAGGATAATATATTACGTTTTCCTTATATCcctttttaatagaaatatgtcGTATAAACCACCTTATCAATTTCAGATGGACGGCGACGTGCGAAGTTCGACGGAATTGAGCGACAGCCCTAACCACTCGAATCATTCTAACAATGGCTCACCTAATAGGAGAAACAAAAAGtaagttttatgtttatttttaaaatgctaATGTGTTTTCAGTAAATAGAATGATTgaattacacaaaattatgttatcaactttaactaaataatatttgtgatTTTCGGTGGAATaaaacattgaaatatttcaatttacaaaaataagtaacagaaaacaacatattataattattattagaatgtCGAGTGAGTCGAGAGTAATTGAGTTGTTACTTAACTAGGATTGTCTGAAAGAGGTCTCTTATTAGCTATGAGGCTACTCGTTGATTTCAGCCTATACatgtgtattaaaaaaatattatttttgtactacCCTCAtctgatataatattttttgtatttcaggAACACATAAACTAAAACTTCGGTCCTCGACAAGATCTCTGAAAcgatatttttagatatacaCTTATTTCTTGTACATCCTTACACGATATTGGATTATTCTAAATGTTAATTACCTcgaaagttatatattttgtaatatacttTCAACGGGTGATGTGGGTTCAGAAATAACTTGATCTTTGCCATATATTAGCAAAACGAAACTTAGGAAGGATTTCCATAAATAGGAgtgaatttgtattattatgtaaactacattttaatgaaaaatatattacctatcatttgaatgaaatttttCATTATCATCTATTCGAACCAATGTCATCCAAATAGTGTAGGTaggaatatttattaatgtttgtcTGTCACTGTGATCGATGTGTAgctagaaataataaacatatagaGGCGTTTTTGTGTTCGCATATTTATAACTGcattttagatataaaaaaccAATAGAAGATATTGgtatattatcaataatttttcaaaaccGTTTGGCTCCGTCGCATGgtgtaatactaaataatatatttttctttatattgatTTCTCTACAATATTAAGGTTTTCAAATGGAATTGAAATGTTTCTACTTGGGACCAGacgcattttttatattttcaatttgcATACTAgaaattttagataaatacTGTAGAGTGCTTGTATTGAAATACTTctatagatttttttcttaatactaACAAATTTTTGAAGACATTTATTTTGACGGTTTCTGCTTTCCACCTCTTTAATctctaataaaattgtaaaatgtcACAAGTATAGATTTAAACttagttttactttaaaagcTACTGAAATATTGGGTGCAAATTAACTCCGGCGAAATATATTCTtccatttatgtaaatataataactattttgAGAACATTTCATTCGagtatttatgttaaaatgtaagtttttattaatgtgtTATCACAATAGTTATAATGCGAAGTTTAGTTTGGCAAAGGTGTGTTTGTTACATCTTTAAATCGCGTAATAATACCAAAGTTCAGGACTTCTTAACATTCTTCAtacttttttaagtattttcttttagaTGACTATTACAATATAAGATAAACGTTATTCcagtgtatttttataaatattttgtttgtgttttgCAAACACGCTGCGTCCATTGGTGAGTTGATAGGTGGCGCTGCGTGTGTTcgcttattaaattatacagtAGAAGTCGGAAAAAACGACGACTTAATGtgagtgaaaaaaaaatatgttcatgCATACATCCCTTATAGTAATGTAGTTGGTTCGATTACGACTGACGTAATTTTCGGTTTCTactgttaaaataaacaaatatcttGAGCAATTTTAACAGTTCCTACAAATTACTAGATATTTTCTTCGAGTATAATGTAAACCAATGAAATAATCTTGGATAGCtgtcaaaatattttgcagtacaaatatgtatttttaatcaatttgtatttacactATGTATTGTATTATGCTAGTTGTTGTATTTTACTCATTCAAATTTAGTTTtgatctataataaaatattgtttttaatgtaaaaattcatacattttatcttTACGTCAATTcgaaataagatttaaatttttacataatatagatttgatgaagcagtaattttattgggagttttaatttttatgaaaaaaaaattgatttgcTCAATATTTCAGTTTTGAAATAATGACAGCTCTCTTTCATGATATggttaaaatttgtttttgttgagcttggaaaattgttataaatgaGCATTAagaattgtaatattataatgattaagGAGATAAGAAAGTTACCTTCTATATATGTTGCAATGTAAATTGTCAGGATGTTGTTTTTTGGAAAAATAAATCCACAAATTTAatcataactttattttatttcattaaccctattctataaaatatatataaaagactAGTGTGAAATTACTATATACAATAGTTTTAAAGGGCCGATAAAATTAACTTGGTTTAAAGAACTTGTTTTTTCGTTATTCCGAGATTTTACTACATTCACTTTTCGGCCCTTAACTTACGTGAGAGTTAAAAATATACGTTTCTCAAAATCGGATTCTCTACTTAATGTAGTTAAGCTTTTCCACACATATGTCGGTGGGTCATATTTACACTCCTATCACTTAATTTCTTAACTATGGTCAAGCAGGTTCACGCTACATCAGTGTGAGACTAACCCGTCTTTCAAATATAGTGTTCATATGTCGCGTTTTGATCGCCCGTTGTGCGTCAAATGGCGTTCGGAACGCGACCCGCGCATCACCTGTGGCCTGACCCCGCTCGTTGTAACGCCTTATAACATCATCTTGTGTCAATTCGAAATCACCGAAAAAGGCTAAAATATCATCCACGCTCGCTCTAAACGGTACATTCTCCATAGAAACAACACAGCCTGGCGCTCCGAAGTCCTCTAGCGCTGGGTCCGGCTCATCTTCAGTCGGGCGGGGGCCGCTTTCGAAAACTCCGCGGCCCCGCCCGCGGGCTCTGCCTCTTTCAAAGCCTCGCGCCCGCTCATTCCAGCCTCCGCGACCTCTGTAACCACCGCGATCAAATCCACCTCGACCTTCGAATCCGCCGCGTCCTGGATCGAATCCTCCCCGCCCGCGATCAAAACCACCACGACTAGGATCAAAGCCACCTCTAAAACCTCCCCGCTCATAGCCACCGCGACCTCTGAAACCATGATGTGGTTCTCCGAACCCACCTCGCTGAGCTTCAAAGAACGTCGGGCCGTTACCCATGAAGCCTTGCGTGTTCTTTGGTTCTTTTGGGCCCTCTAAAGCATCTTCAACTACGCTTTTCATAACCAAATCTACTGTAATTCGGCAACCTTCTAACATGTGACCATGTTTTGATACAGCTTGTCTAGCTTCCTGTTCTGATctaaattcacaaaaacaatcACCGGACGGGAGTCCATTTGTGTCCAACATCAGGTGGATTCTTGAAGGAACGGCTCCAGTATCGGAGAGGAAGTGAACAATAGTTCTATCTGTAGCGTTGCGCGGCAAACCCTTCATGAGAACTGAGTCGAGAGGTTCTTCCTCTGTTTCAACAGGCATATTGTTTTTAACCACAGCCGGACCTTGATTTCCAAAAGACGTATTCTGATTGGGAAATTGCGGACGAGAAGCCCAGTTTGCCGCTGCGGTTCTAGGGTCGACTACGCCTTGGTTAGGAAAACCAAATTGAGCTCCATTCTGAGCTGAATAGGCGGGCATGTTATGAGGGAATGAGGGGTTGGGGAAGAAGCCAGGTCCATGTGGCTGATTTTGCATCATCATTGGCGCAGGCGGGGCTATTGGACCATTATTTTCTTGTCGACGTTGACGCGGGTCTCGAGGTAGAGACATTTCTGTTTTATTCGACGACGGCGCATTGCTTTTGtcaaatttatgtttaacttCTTCATATTCTTCTTCAGTCAAAGGTGTTATTGCCGCTTGACGTCTTCCGAACGCATAAGTATCTTTGCGCTCGTATGCTGCTCTTGCCTCCTCACTTTTAACGAATTGAGCATACGCAATTTTTGAACGTGTTATACGACAATCGTCCATTATAATCGAAAGTAAAGAGAAGTCACTAAACAGTTTCATAATGTCATGCTCTTTTACATAGTGCGGTAAATCTGATAATTTGAGTACATTATAAGATGtgacatttttgtttatcattTCATTCTTAATGTTAGTATCTTCTTCAACATCATTATCATCCCGATAGGGCAAGAACGAGTCGACTGCGGTATCGTACACATCGTCCTCTAGGTTCTCGACTACAACCTTGGCACCTTTAagctcatttgtttttctttgcaAAGCCGCAAGTTTTGACTGAGGGTCACAAAAACGTACGTAAATAGTACCTGTTCGACGCCCGgtgttatcatttatcattttaataccATGTTTATCAATCATGTAAGGAAAGAAGCGGCGAACGTCGCCATAACTTGTATGATTAGGCGCATTTTTAATGACTACACAGCAATTATTACTATCTGGACCATCGAATCGGCGCCCTTCACGACGAAAACCTCCTCTTTGATTTAGGCCACCATTTTGTTGTTCTCCCTGGAATGCATTAGGATTTCTTTTCTTACCCAATTCCTGCAGCTTATTCAATGTTTCAGCCATAGACGGATCATTGAAGCGAGTAGTTACTGGGTTAGGATTAGCAAGAAGTCCGTTATTCATTATTGGATTAGTCATACCAATAATGTTCGCAGCCTTGTTAGCATAGTGCGATGGCGAGCGACTAGCGTCACCGAGAGCATTCATTGCCCGTTCTTGTGACGATTGCGGAGATAACTTCTTATCGTTATTACGTTTGTCACGCGATCGTCGTGGAGAACGATCACGCGAATAGCTACGATCTTTTCTATCTCTCTTTCTATCGCGACGTTCTCTGCTACGGCTTCGGTCGCGACGTCTCCTATCCCGTGACCTGGACCGATCTCTACGATCTCTTTTTCGATCTTTTCTATCTCGGTCGCGTGATCTGGTCCGCGACCTGGATCGTCTCCTATCGTCTTTCTTTTTGCGTTCGATTTTATCTCCATCTTTCCCCTTCTCCCTCTCATCATCAGCGGATTGGCTGTGAGAGGGACTTATGAGTGGTGGAGGGGGTTCTATAACGGCCGGTTGGGGTATTTCTTGTGGATTTCCGAGGCCTGGTATGCCGAAGCTAGCTAGGGGGTTGGAGCCTAGAGCTGCAGAGAACGGGGTGATAATAGGCGGAGTAGGTACTGAGACTGGGACGGATTTGGGTATGGCTGGTGGAACGTGGGCAACGATCGGCGCCGGCGCTGCTGTAGATAGTGATAAAATTGGCACACTTTGTCGCGCCGCTTCGATAACTTTATGCATCTCTGAACGTGAACTTAGAAGAAGTTTAACTTGAATCTCTTTTATTTTACCTCCATCTAGCATCATCCCTTGACGCGCATCTTCGTCAGTGCTGAAACGAAATTTTGTACATGGTCAATactccattttttttataagttataacttttataaaatatttattaagaaattgagactaggtttttaaattaaatgatagTTAAAAAGCAAGGAAAGCATAAGCAAAGATTTGGAATCGGTTGTAAATATTGGtctaaaatgtaataaaggtGTTTTTATGTAAGGTGCTTTTATTAAGTTCTGTTCACCCTAACTCGAAGTACCGAATAcgagtattttgttttgatttaataaacgaatatattgaaaatattgtttatttaacccTATGGCCTAAGAATAAAAGGCAATACACAAATACCAACATACTCTAAccttgaattaaatataacagaaTTTAACCTGTGTCGAGGTCGTTACAGTAATTTGATACTTTTCATACCTGATCGACCAATagaactatttaattaaatttattttgtcagTACACTTTCATATGTAATAGTATGGTAACTCGAAAGCAGCAAATTAAACTactcaaatatttaaagattgtTACCCCACATATCTAAGTATGTTTACCTGGTAATATGTAACAAGTATGTATATAGATTTCTCGGTGAGGTGTTGAGTAATTTGGTCCTTTTAAATGCTGCCGACaggtagaaaataataagccAAGATTCTATGATCTATATTTAATAGAACGAAAAAACGTAAACGGCTGAACAGCGAAACAGACGAAGTAACGTGGTTGCCACGCCTGTATAAGTCTACAGATAGGTATACTTCACTTACTTcttctataatatttcattaattttctgTCCGCTAAGAAATCCAtgctaaaatattataaacactagcaatcaaaattataatggaatttgttatttttaatattttatttagtgtaATACTTAcaagtattatttttctaaaaagattaaaaatctAATGATTAAACTCTTCGGACTTTCTCCAGATACACTATTGGCGACGATGACTGTATGCACATGACAGTGAAATTTTCTCAGAAATCTAAGCACTGAGTCGCGTCTCTAAATCCCTAAGTAAAATGCCTGTCGTGCCAAGTTatgatatgtaatttaaataataggaAGGTTAATGACCTCGACGCAAGTCATCCTCGATGCATCTTAGAAAACAATAACTTGCAAAAATAAATTgctaataaatcaaatttagtaattgtttttataacagTATTGCCTGATCCTATCTCTTTGGTCTATTGCCTATCTTATATCTTAAAcatgataaataattaaaatttaacacatgTATTTAGTTAGAGTTAGGTAGTGTTAGTTTTCGGAAGTTAACGTACCTACCGTCTACGTTTTGGTAATTAATGACGAAAAACATTTATGCACGCATATGAATCGAAATGTAAAATACCTAATATCTTAGGACCTCGCCAATTTTGCTTATAAactaattgtattatatatatttacgtaATTCAACGTGtagaaataatgtttattttaaatgtgacatttttatagtttacgGACCAATAAATGCCAGATATACTAATTACCGAGCGTTATAATGTATAAGAATAAGTAGGTACATCACCCGTGACAAGACATAATACTAGAAATTATGTTACTTTTTCTAATAGGTGTAACCAATATCAAATTTGGAGAACgctattactatatatatatatataaattgtttatatatttagtcaaATACCATCCGCCACCAGACCATGTGGTGACttcaaacaaattatattaataaacatttaatatttataaacaatacaagCAGATTCTGCTAGATTCTTTCCACTTACACTcgaatttgataaaaaaatgtatctattgtcaaatttactttaaaatgtatCTGTATAATTGTGAGAGAAGATAGATTATTTTCTACTAAAACTTGCATGTTTGGGCAACTCCCTACTTTGGGGTCTAGCGTTAgatcaattttgtcacaaccatattttgttatgaataaagttttattattttgtaaaaataaaatattcataagtatgtataatataactaatctattattttcacatacagttttcaaataaatgtCATAGAACGAAAGAGTTGAGAAGAAAACCTCCGGCACTCTTTTTATTCGccttattataatatcatctaatatagttttattttacaagatgCTTGTAAGGAGGTTCCACCATTACACCATGCTCCACGTAACATATTGCAGCATTGAGTCATTAAAAAAGCTAAGCCTCTATCAGCAGGCAACGGGTCCCGTTCCTCGCAAAATGTGGCCAGGTTACGTACAGGCAAGGGCGGATCCAGCTTTGGTGCCAGGGGGGGGTCACATAGTCGTGGTCAAGTAAagaacttataatttaattttgataacaatagatacaagtaaaaagtaggtatttaattaatgtacgTAAGTATtgcacttaaaaatatttattctttattgtaCACTTGAAAAACTTAACACATAATATTGTGTACATACAGGTTGGTCCAACTAGTgacgtcaatattttttttttagattcctcACATGCCCCCAGGGGGCATACGAAAATACCCCATGTATGTTCCCcgattttttgtagttttcgagttataattttttttgtgttttttgaaTTGTTTTCTGCCTCGctgaggtttcaaaaattcctatctttttttgttgtaggTATTTTGCATCTTTTTTCCATGAAATGATTGTCTTAAAtgttgtgtaaataaaaaaaatatcagcttcctaaaattagttaaagctACTCAAATTAGGTTTTAAAGTTAGAAGTTTTGTTTTTAGCTGGATTTGTCCAAACATTcgacttcaatttaaaaatacaaaaataattttacatagcTTCTGACTAAGTTTAGAAACTCTGCAGGGTTCTAAGCTACCaaaatcatagaaaaaaatggtacttaattggtatttttttgttgtaatcgGCCTTTAAGGTGGATAGGCTAAAAATCATTGaagcattaaaaatgtttttttttcgacttttattattcttatggtaaattaaactttataatgtgattttaattaat is a genomic window of Pieris napi chromosome 2, ilPieNapi1.2, whole genome shotgun sequence containing:
- the LOC125056137 gene encoding ceramide synthase 5-like, producing MLQSLINTFWSEYVWLPPNTTWSDIAPGPEKLVIYTDHRHVFFPIPLALVFISLRYVLDRILYAPFGKYLGIKDIRPRRAPENPKLEAAYRSGPRNHKQLCALAKQLDITERQVERWWRLRRTQDKPSTLTKFCENAWKVTFYIANFSFGVYILWDKEWLWDIDQCYIGYPHQGLTDDIWWYYMISSAFYWSLTISQFWDVRRKDFWQMFVHHLATIALLSFSWVCNLHRIGTLVLLLHDCADIFVEGVKASKYAGYQKLCDSLFLALIVAWITTRVGIFPFYIIWSTLVRAPQLVPTFPAYYIFNSLLCLLLVLHVVWTTLILQIAYNAMKAGQMDGDVRSSTELSDSPNHSNHSNNGSPNRRNKKNT
- the LOC125056131 gene encoding uncharacterized protein LOC125056131, translating into MSVIIRLQNLPWSANALDIRNYFQGLSIPEGGVHIVGGELGDAFIAFSTDEDARQGMMLDGGKIKEIQVKLLLSSRSEMHKVIEAARQSVPILSLSTAAPAPIVAHVPPAIPKSVPVSVPTPPIITPFSAALGSNPLASFGIPGLGNPQEIPQPAVIEPPPPLISPSHSQSADDEREKGKDGDKIERKKKDDRRRSRSRTRSRDRDRKDRKRDRRDRSRSRDRRRRDRSRSRERRDRKRDRKDRSYSRDRSPRRSRDKRNNDKKLSPQSSQERAMNALGDASRSPSHYANKAANIIGMTNPIMNNGLLANPNPVTTRFNDPSMAETLNKLQELGKKRNPNAFQGEQQNGGLNQRGGFRREGRRFDGPDSNNCCVVIKNAPNHTSYGDVRRFFPYMIDKHGIKMINDNTGRRTGTIYVRFCDPQSKLAALQRKTNELKGAKVVVENLEDDVYDTAVDSFLPYRDDNDVEEDTNIKNEMINKNVTSYNVLKLSDLPHYVKEHDIMKLFSDFSLLSIIMDDCRITRSKIAYAQFVKSEEARAAYERKDTYAFGRRQAAITPLTEEEYEEVKHKFDKSNAPSSNKTEMSLPRDPRQRRQENNGPIAPPAPMMMQNQPHGPGFFPNPSFPHNMPAYSAQNGAQFGFPNQGVVDPRTAAANWASRPQFPNQNTSFGNQGPAVVKNNMPVETEEEPLDSVLMKGLPRNATDRTIVHFLSDTGAVPSRIHLMLDTNGLPSGDCFCEFRSEQEARQAVSKHGHMLEGCRITVDLVMKSVVEDALEGPKEPKNTQGFMGNGPTFFEAQRGGFGEPHHGFRGRGGYERGGFRGGFDPSRGGFDRGRGGFDPGRGGFEGRGGFDRGGYRGRGGWNERARGFERGRARGRGRGVFESGPRPTEDEPDPALEDFGAPGCVVSMENVPFRASVDDILAFFGDFELTQDDVIRRYNERGQATGDARVAFRTPFDAQRAIKTRHMNTIFERRVSLTLM